A segment of the Bacteriovorax sp. PP10 genome:
TCATCCATTTCTTTTTCTGAGCATTTTAATATTTCGGCAAGTTTTACTGATAAAGCACAAACATTTAGTGAGTGTTTAATAACTTCTTCACTTTTATCTGCTTTTTTTCCAAAGATTTTTTTAAGCGCATCAGGGTTGTTTAAGATTACCTGGCGCATACTTTTTGCGGCCTTTTCAGTCGCGCGGTAAGCACTTTCACTTCCCGGGTCTTTTTGCATTCTTTCAACTGCAGATTCAGCAGCACCTTCGGCCATAGAAACTTTTTCTTCAATATCAACTTTGGGATTTGAAAGTGTTTCATCCAAGAGAGCGTCGAGAAATTTTTGGTAATTTGATTCATCACCTTCAGTGATAAAGAACTTGGCAATTTTCTGTGCTTTTAGTTTTAAAAACTTTTCTTCACTTAGTTGCTCGCCACGTTTTGCGTAACAAAGGTATTGCTCTTTAAAATGAATATACAAGTCGAACGTAAGTTCTCTTAGAGGTTTGACTGTAGTGATACGAAGGGGAGTGAATTCCATATGAGTATTTTAGAGAAAAAAGGAAAAATTACAATTTGGATTTTCGACTATTTAAGAATATTACCAGAGTAAAGCACTTATTAGGCCCTGAGGTTAGCGTCATTCGTTGTTAAGCTTTGCGAATTGGGGTAAAGTGAGTCAAATTTTTTAGAGGAAAGAGCACGATTATGATCAGTTTCAATAACGTTTCAAAACACTATGGCGGACAAATTCTTTATGAGAACGCTTCATTCATTTTACGCCCAGGAGATAAAGTTGGTTTAGTTGGCCCTAACGGTGCTGGTAAAACGACTGTCTTTCGCGTTTTGATGAAAGAGGAAGGTTTTGATGGCGGATCGATCACTGTTCCGGAAAAAATTCGTGTTGCTTATTTCTCTCAGAATATTGGAGAGATGAAAGGACGCACAGTTATTGAAGAAGTTATGAGCGGAAGTGCAAAAGCTTCTGAGCTTGCTCAAAAGATGAGAGTGATTGAAACAAAACTTGAAAACGATCTTGATCCAGATGAAATGGAAAAAGTATTAATCGAGTTAGGAGATTATCAAACTGAGTTCGAAAAACTTGGTGGATACGATCTCGATGTAAGAGCAAAAGAAATTATTACGGGTCTAGGAGTTATGCCTTACGACCACGATAGAGATGTTGGATTATTCTCTGGTGGATGGAGAATGAGAATTGCGCTTGCAAAAGTTCTGATTCAACAACCAGACGTTATGTTAATGGATGAACCTACCAACTACCTCGACTTAGAAAGTATCGTGTGGCTTGAGCAGTGGTTAAAAGATTATAAGGGCGCTGTCCTTATGACTTCCCATGACCGTGACTTCATGAACGGAATTGTAAATCGTATTATCGAAGTAGCAAACAAGCAGATCACAACTTATACAGGTGACTACGACTACTACGAAAAAGAAAAAGAGATCAGAAAAGTTCAGCAAGTTGCTCAATATGAGTCTCAACAAGCAATGCTACAAAAAGAAGAAGAGTTTATCGCGAAGTTCGCAGCACGTGCCAGCCACGCTGCTCAGGTACAATCCCGCGTAAAGAAAATTGATAAAATTGAAAGAGTGGAACTTCCACCTGAAGATATCGTTATGGACTTCTCGTTTCCAACTCCACCTCGTGGAAGTAACGATGTTGTTATGATGAAAGAACTTGCTAAGAACTGGACTCGTGATGATGGAACTCTTCACAAGATCTTCTCTGGATTAACTGCGACGGTAAATCGTCAGGACAAAATTGCAGTTGTCGGAGTCAACGGTGCCGGTAAGTCGACGCTTCTGAAAGTTATTTGTAATTTAACTGAGGCCAGTGGTGGAGAGTGTTCAGTTGGTCCATCAATTCAAGTTGGATACTTCTCACAATTCTCACTTGATTTACTAAACCCAGAAAATACAGTGCTTGATGAAATCTCAAACAGACTTCCTCATGCTTCAAACGGATATATCAGAAACCTTTTAGCGGCGTTTTTATTCCGCGGTGATGATGTTGAAAAGAAAATTAAAGTTCTCTCAGGTGGAGAAAAATCGAGAGTTGTTCTGGCGACATTAATGTCTTCTAACAACAATCTTTTAATTCTCGATGAACCTACCAACCATTTGGATCTAAAATCTCGTGACGTATTATTAAATGCCTTAAAGACATTTGATGGAACAGTTATGTACGTATCCCATGATAGACACTTTTTACATGGACTATCGAATCGCGTATTCGAAGTTGATAAAGGTGGAATCAGAGTCTTCGATACAAACTTCCAATACTATGTTGATAAGAAAAAAGAAGAAGGATAAAAATTATGAAGAAAATTGAATTTTACTTTGATTTTCTCTCTCCGTACTCATACCTGGCATGGACATGGGTAAGATCTCAACCTTACGAGTTTGAGTATTACCCGGTCAGTATGGCCACGATCATTGCTTCTTATGATACTAAAGGTCCGGCGCAAATCGAGCCGAAGAGGAACTACCTTTTTAAAGACCTGCTTCGTGCAACGAAGATGAATAATATTCCTTTTACCACTCCCAAAAATTTACCATTTAATTCGCTGTATGCACTTAGACTGGCCCTGATCGGCACGGCAGGTGACAAGCAAAAAGAAATCATTGATGTCATCTACAGAGCAGGATGGGAGCACGGATTAGATATTGGAAGTGATGATGTTTTAAAAGAGATCTTAAAAGAAAAGAATCTCTACAGTGATGAATTAATCGAAAAAATGGAAAGTAAGAATGCCCGCATTGAGCTTAAGAGCAATGTTGAGCGCGCTCTTCAAAGAGAACTCTTCGGTGTTCCTAGTTTTGTCGTCGACGGTGAAATGTTCTGGGGTTATGATTCGACAAAGTATTTAGAAATGTATTTAAATGGAATGGATCCGTTAGATAGAGAAATGTACCAACAATTTATCGCTAAATTTACACCGAGGTAAAAATGAAATCGTTACTAGTATCATT
Coding sequences within it:
- a CDS encoding HD-GYP domain-containing protein translates to MEFTPLRITTVKPLRELTFDLYIHFKEQYLCYAKRGEQLSEEKFLKLKAQKIAKFFITEGDESNYQKFLDALLDETLSNPKVDIEEKVSMAEGAAESAVERMQKDPGSESAYRATEKAAKSMRQVILNNPDALKKIFGKKADKSEEVIKHSLNVCALSVKLAEILKCSEKEMDDIGTAALIHDIGMTNMSKADMELFYKPKKLLSNDDKRVYYMHTKDAASLLKDKAYVTPAILELVSNHEEVLSGLGPNKKKKLSLSEEILSLVNNYDKRTITNKTSPAQTLKDMMIDELGNYDLKLLNEFKKVLHTEGLLLE
- a CDS encoding ABC-F family ATP-binding cassette domain-containing protein, yielding MISFNNVSKHYGGQILYENASFILRPGDKVGLVGPNGAGKTTVFRVLMKEEGFDGGSITVPEKIRVAYFSQNIGEMKGRTVIEEVMSGSAKASELAQKMRVIETKLENDLDPDEMEKVLIELGDYQTEFEKLGGYDLDVRAKEIITGLGVMPYDHDRDVGLFSGGWRMRIALAKVLIQQPDVMLMDEPTNYLDLESIVWLEQWLKDYKGAVLMTSHDRDFMNGIVNRIIEVANKQITTYTGDYDYYEKEKEIRKVQQVAQYESQQAMLQKEEEFIAKFAARASHAAQVQSRVKKIDKIERVELPPEDIVMDFSFPTPPRGSNDVVMMKELAKNWTRDDGTLHKIFSGLTATVNRQDKIAVVGVNGAGKSTLLKVICNLTEASGGECSVGPSIQVGYFSQFSLDLLNPENTVLDEISNRLPHASNGYIRNLLAAFLFRGDDVEKKIKVLSGGEKSRVVLATLMSSNNNLLILDEPTNHLDLKSRDVLLNALKTFDGTVMYVSHDRHFLHGLSNRVFEVDKGGIRVFDTNFQYYVDKKKEEG
- a CDS encoding 2-hydroxychromene-2-carboxylate isomerase, which produces MKKIEFYFDFLSPYSYLAWTWVRSQPYEFEYYPVSMATIIASYDTKGPAQIEPKRNYLFKDLLRATKMNNIPFTTPKNLPFNSLYALRLALIGTAGDKQKEIIDVIYRAGWEHGLDIGSDDVLKEILKEKNLYSDELIEKMESKNARIELKSNVERALQRELFGVPSFVVDGEMFWGYDSTKYLEMYLNGMDPLDREMYQQFIAKFTPR